One region of Triticum aestivum cultivar Chinese Spring chromosome 6B, IWGSC CS RefSeq v2.1, whole genome shotgun sequence genomic DNA includes:
- the LOC123136625 gene encoding ribosomal RNA large subunit methyltransferase I, whose amino-acid sequence MLRACGAAAPASVPALVRARLARPASASAVASSSALEELAADRKGLARVVLKKGKTQIFRDGSPMVYSGAVDRIIGRPPPKTGDVVLVADGSEKPIGWGVYNSVSMFCVRLMQLEEEAKRDPASALNMERLLEERLCSAVDLRRSLGFPSTNTNAYRLINSEGDRLSGLIVDIFADVAVIASSAAWVEKYRQQIQSLVSKVSDVKHIKWRSSTDILKEEGLDMSEQKEPAPSSYSGTVKVMENGIVYLVSMEGQKTGFYADQRESRHFISTLSKDQRVLDLCCYSGGFALSAAKGGATNVTGIDSSGSALDLANENILLNKLDAERISFLKEDATAFMKGAISRNELWDLVILDPPKLAPRKKVLQSASGMYRSLNALAMQVVKPGGLLMTCSCSGAMTQSGLFLKTIQGAASMAGRKVTVLRQAGAACDHPIDPSYPEGRYLSNYLLRVM is encoded by the exons ATGCTCCGCGCCTGCGGCGCCGCGGCTCCGGCGTCTGTGCCCGCCCTCGTCAGGGCGCGCCTCGCGaggcccgcctccgcctccgccgtcgcctcctcctccgccctggAAGAGCTCGCCGCCGACCGCAAAG GTTTGGCGAGGGTGGTACTAAAGAAGGGCAAGACTCAGATATTCCGAGATGGGAGTCCAATGGTCTACAGTGGTGCGGTTGATAGAATAATTGGCCGACCTCCCCCAAAAACTGGTGATGTTGTTTTGGTAGCTGATGGGTCAGAGAAACCTATCGGGTGGGGTGTCTATAACTCCGTGTCTATGTTTTGTGTTCGGCTAATGCAACTAGAAGAAGAGGCAAAAAG AGATCCAGCCTCTGCACTAAATATGGAAAGACTGCTCGAAGAAAGACTTTGTTCTGCGGTGGATTTACGGCGTAGTTTGGGTTTCCCCTCAACTAATACAAATGCTTACCGTCTCATCAATAGTGAAGGCGACAG ATTATCTGGTCTGATAGTGGATATATTTGCTGATGTTGCTGTGATTGCTTCATCTGCTGCTTGGGTTGAGAAATATAGGCAACAAATCCAGTCCCTTGTTAGCAAAGTTAGTGATGTTAAACATATAAAGTGGAGGTCATCAACTGATATTCTAAAAGAGGAAGGATTAGATATGTCAGAACAAAAAGAACCTGCACCCTCTTCATACTCTGGAACTGTGAAG GTTATGGAAAATGGCATCGTCTATCTAGTCTCTATGGAGGGGCAGAAGACAGGTTTTTATGCAGATCAACGGGAAAGTCGCCACTTCATATCCACACTCTCGAAGGACCAGAGGGTTCTTGACCTTTGCTGTTACAGTGGTGGTTTTGCGCTTAGTGCAGCCAAGGGCGGTGCAACTAATGTTACTG GCATTGATTCATCAGGATCTGCACTAGATCTTGCCAACGAGAATATTCTTCTGAATAAGCTTGATGCTGAGAGAATTTCGTTCTTAAAAGAAGATGCAACTGCATTCATGAAAGGTGCTATCTCAAGAAATGAGCTGTGGGACTTGGTAATCCTGGATCCTCCAAAGTTGGCACCTCGGAAGAAG GTGCTACAAAGTGCATCCGGTATGTACAGAAGCCTGAATGCTCTTGCAATGCAAGTGGTAAAGCCAGGGGGGTTACTCATGACATGCTCTTGTTCTGGAGCTATGACCCAAAGTGGTCTCTTCCTTAAAACCATTCAG GGTGCTGCATCAATGGCCGGTCGAAAGGTTACGGTTTTACGTCAAGCAGGAGCAGCTTGCGATCATCCCATTGACCCTTCATATCCTGAAGGCCGGTATCTCAGCAATTACTTACTCCGAGTAATGTGA
- the LOC123136626 gene encoding ALA-interacting subunit 3, translated as MNSGDAAGSSSGGSGDAGAPRRASRKPKYSKFTQQELPACKPILTPKWVISVFVLVGVIFVPIGVASLLASNKVVEIVDRYDDACVPSNVTDKLAYIQNSTISKTCRRTLKVPKDMKQPIFVYYQLNNFYQNHRRYVKSRNDQQLRDASKANETTLCDPEKTRDGMAIVPCGLIAWSTFNDTYTFQHNTNNLTIDKTDISWKSDRDHKFGSDVFPKNFQKGPLIGGKTLNESIPLSEQEDLIVWMRTAALPTFRKLYGRIYVDLKENDTITVTLDNNYNTYSFDGKKSLVLSTSTWLGGKNDFLGLAYLTVGGLCFFLAFAFTLLYLIKPRKLGDNNYLSWNRNSAGH; from the exons ATGAACAGCGGTGACGCCGCCGGGTCCAGCTCCGGCGGATCCGGGGACgcgggcgcgcccaggagggcctCCAGGAAGCCCAAGT ACTCCAAGTTCACGCAGCAGGAGCTCCCAGCTTGCAAGCCAATTCTTACTCCAAAATGG GTTATTTCGGTGTTTGTTCTTGTTGGTGTCATTTTTGTCCCGATAGGTGTTGCTTCGTTGCTAGCTTCAAATAAG GTCGTTGAGATTGTTGATCGATACGATGATGCGTGCGTCCCGTCTAATGTTACTGACAAGCTTGCCTACATCCAGAACTCAACAATATCTAAAACCTGCCGAAGGACACTAAAG GTCCCGAAGGATATGAAGCAGCCAATTTTTGTGTATTACCAGTTGAATAACTTCTACCAGAATCATAGGAG ATATGTTAAGAGCCGGAATGACCAACAGCTAAGAGATGCTAGTAAGGCAAACGAGACCACGCTTTGTGACCCTGAGAAGACCAGAGATGGAATGGCTATTGTTCCATGTGGTCTGATAGCATGGAGCACATTCAATGATACATATACCTTCCAACACAACACTAACAACTTAACTATCGACAAGACAGACATCTCTTGGAAGAGTGATAGGGACCACAAATTTGGAAGTGATGTCTTCCCAAAAAACTTTCAGAAAGGTCCTCTTATAGGTGGAAAAACACTCAACGAATCTATACCG CTGAGTGAGCAAGAGGACCTTATTGTTTGGATGCGAACTGCCGCGCTTCCTACATTCAGAAAACTGTATGGTAGGATATATGTGGACCTCAAAGAAAATGACACCATTACTGTTACACTGGACAACAATTACAACACATATAGCTTTGATGGCAAAAAGAGTTTGGTGCTTTCTACTTCAACTTGGCTTGGTGGAAAGAATGATTTTCTTGGTCTTGCATATCTCACTGTTGGTGGACTCTGCTTCTTCCTGGCATTTGCATTCACCTTACTCTACTTGATAAAACCAAG AAAATTGGGAGATAACAACTACTTGTCATGGAACAGAAACTCTGCAGGCCACTGA